A genomic stretch from Kribbella amoyensis includes:
- a CDS encoding ATP-binding protein, translated as MLFSDIEGSTLLLTRLGSSYVDALALHRRILRGVWAECGGTEMGTEGDSFFVVFPTASGAVGAAAEAQRRLADHSWPDGERVRVRMGVHTGSPGVHDGDYWGMDVHRAARIAAAAHGGQIVVSAATVHLARTGLSGGVSLRDLGSHHLKDIPEPESLYQLTVAGLQDEFPPLRTLGTSSSLPVPATPLLGRDAELARLTELLRSPDVRLVTLVGPGGAGKTRLAIAAGAALTAGFSDGVYFVPLAAAQTEQVLWTSIAEVLDFPARDRAPGPLMSHLAQRSLVLVLDNLEQVEDADKVVAAILEAAPNVAVLATSRRPLGLVGEHQHPVVPLALPDEVGLAAAERSGAVQLFVQRAQAVQPGFALTAGNVADVVAICRHLDGLPLAIELSATRVRLLGPKALLARIDQALDIASTSSVTPSRQRTLRDTIAWSYQLLAPDHRRVFRRLAVFAGGADLDAVAAIACPGLGQEDPLDVVAELNDASLVTISTDSDAGPRISLLQTISQYADDELRAGDEEEAARRAHAEYYAEVAEKLLAMRESTHGTALELAETELGNFRAALGWAVPDSAEAAGDIGTGLRLCAALGWVWLLGGYVAEGRRWHEHVVARAGAEPSKNLAACLRGLGNLLLMQGEIERAQEVATSSLAMARTLDDAAGIAFSMSLLGTAQLQLGQLDAARDLLEEALTQHRRLDEPGRLARVLGNLGGVEEELGHLDRAESLMRESLALLEELGDVHEAAVQGQNLAYLLIVAGRLPEAEAEARALVDTVVALGSPSLTMAFANTTMNLLLRNGDLVGAAHLFGAEEAMRDRLEMPNPYLEEELTEALAALDGAMTPETWQTHRQAGRAYRVEDLLTRFPG; from the coding sequence ATGTTGTTCTCGGACATCGAGGGATCCACCCTGCTCCTGACCCGGCTCGGCAGCAGCTATGTCGATGCGCTGGCACTGCACCGCCGCATCCTGCGCGGGGTCTGGGCCGAGTGCGGTGGGACGGAGATGGGGACCGAGGGGGACAGCTTCTTCGTCGTGTTCCCGACGGCGTCCGGCGCGGTCGGCGCCGCCGCCGAGGCACAGCGGAGGCTCGCGGACCACAGCTGGCCGGACGGCGAACGGGTCCGGGTCCGGATGGGCGTCCACACCGGCTCGCCCGGTGTCCACGACGGCGACTACTGGGGGATGGACGTGCACCGGGCCGCCCGGATCGCGGCGGCCGCACACGGCGGACAGATCGTGGTGTCCGCCGCGACCGTCCACCTGGCCCGGACCGGGTTGAGCGGTGGGGTCTCGTTACGCGACCTCGGATCCCATCACCTGAAGGACATTCCCGAGCCCGAGTCGCTGTACCAGCTGACCGTGGCCGGGCTGCAGGACGAGTTCCCGCCGCTGCGGACCCTCGGCACGTCGTCCAGCCTGCCGGTCCCGGCGACGCCGTTGCTCGGCCGGGATGCGGAGCTCGCGCGGCTCACGGAGTTGCTGCGCTCGCCCGACGTGCGGCTGGTGACGCTGGTCGGACCAGGTGGCGCGGGGAAGACGCGGCTGGCGATCGCGGCCGGGGCCGCCTTGACGGCAGGGTTCTCCGACGGCGTGTACTTCGTGCCGCTGGCGGCCGCGCAGACCGAGCAGGTGCTGTGGACGTCGATCGCGGAGGTGCTCGACTTCCCCGCACGGGACCGGGCGCCCGGTCCGCTGATGAGTCACCTCGCCCAGCGGTCGCTCGTCCTGGTCCTCGACAACCTGGAGCAGGTCGAGGACGCCGACAAGGTGGTCGCCGCGATCCTCGAGGCCGCGCCGAACGTGGCTGTCCTCGCGACGTCCCGGCGGCCGCTCGGACTCGTCGGCGAACACCAGCACCCGGTCGTACCGCTGGCGTTGCCCGACGAGGTGGGTCTGGCGGCGGCGGAGCGATCCGGGGCCGTCCAGCTGTTCGTGCAACGGGCCCAGGCGGTCCAGCCGGGGTTCGCGCTCACGGCCGGCAACGTGGCCGACGTGGTCGCGATCTGCCGGCACCTGGACGGGTTGCCGCTGGCGATCGAGTTGTCCGCGACCCGGGTCCGCCTGCTGGGTCCGAAGGCGTTGCTGGCCCGGATCGACCAGGCGCTCGACATCGCCTCGACGAGCAGCGTGACCCCGTCCCGGCAACGGACTCTGCGGGACACGATCGCGTGGTCGTACCAGTTGCTCGCTCCCGACCATCGGCGCGTGTTCCGCCGGCTGGCCGTGTTCGCCGGGGGCGCCGACCTGGACGCGGTCGCCGCCATCGCGTGCCCGGGGCTGGGCCAGGAGGATCCCCTGGACGTGGTTGCGGAGCTGAACGACGCCAGCCTGGTCACGATCTCGACCGACTCCGACGCGGGTCCCAGGATCTCGCTGCTGCAGACGATCAGCCAGTACGCCGATGACGAACTGCGCGCCGGGGACGAGGAGGAGGCCGCCCGCCGAGCGCACGCGGAGTACTACGCGGAGGTGGCCGAGAAGCTGTTGGCGATGCGGGAGTCCACCCACGGCACCGCGCTCGAACTGGCGGAGACCGAGCTCGGCAACTTCCGGGCCGCTCTTGGTTGGGCGGTCCCGGACTCGGCTGAGGCGGCTGGGGACATCGGCACCGGGCTCCGGCTTTGTGCCGCGCTCGGGTGGGTCTGGCTGCTCGGCGGGTACGTCGCCGAGGGCCGGCGCTGGCACGAACACGTCGTCGCCCGGGCCGGCGCGGAACCGTCGAAGAACCTCGCGGCCTGTCTGCGGGGGCTGGGCAACCTGCTCCTGATGCAGGGCGAGATCGAGCGCGCCCAGGAGGTGGCGACCAGCAGTCTCGCGATGGCGCGGACCCTCGACGACGCGGCCGGGATCGCGTTCTCGATGAGCCTGCTCGGTACGGCCCAGCTCCAACTCGGTCAGCTCGACGCCGCCCGCGATCTCCTGGAGGAAGCTCTCACCCAGCACCGTCGCCTCGACGAACCAGGCCGGCTGGCCCGCGTCCTCGGCAACCTCGGCGGTGTCGAGGAAGAGCTCGGCCATCTCGACCGTGCCGAGTCCCTGATGCGCGAATCCCTTGCTCTGCTGGAAGAACTCGGCGACGTCCACGAAGCCGCCGTCCAGGGCCAGAACCTCGCGTACCTGCTGATCGTCGCCGGCCGCCTCCCCGAAGCCGAGGCCGAGGCCCGCGCCCTGGTCGACACCGTGGTCGCCCTCGGCAGCCCGAGCCTCACGATGGCGTTCGCGAACACCACGATGAACCTCCTGCTCCGCAACGGTGACCTGGTCGGCGCGGCCCACCTCTTCGGCGCCGAGGAAGCGATGCGCGACCGCCTCGAAATGCCGAACCCGTACCTCGAAGAGGAACTGACCGAAGCTCTCGCCGCACTGGACGGCGCGATGACCCCCGAAACCTGGCAGACCCACCGCCAGGCCGGCCGGGCGTACCGCGTCGAGGACCTGCTGACCCGATTCCCTGGGTGA
- a CDS encoding SDR family NAD(P)-dependent oxidoreductase gives MSEDTKVALVTGANKGIGRGVAEQLAGLGMAVLVGARDARRGEDTAAVLRAGGGDVRAVALDVTDSAGIAAAAVEIEARYGRLDVLVNNAGITGSGQVSPAEAYDQVPSSVELGMVRSVFETNVFGVIAVTQAMLPLLRRSSAPRIVNVSSHGASLALTSDPDGPFAGLLPSAAYFPSKTALLALTVQYANELRKDGFLVNAAAPGYVDTDSNNHTGFLTVARGAAVVVRLATLGVDGPTGGFFGEEGPVPW, from the coding sequence ATGAGCGAGGATACGAAGGTCGCGTTGGTGACCGGGGCGAACAAGGGGATCGGGCGTGGGGTTGCCGAGCAGTTGGCCGGGTTGGGGATGGCGGTGCTGGTCGGGGCTCGGGATGCGCGGCGTGGTGAGGACACTGCGGCCGTACTGCGGGCGGGTGGGGGTGACGTCCGCGCGGTGGCTCTGGACGTGACCGACTCGGCGGGTATTGCTGCGGCCGCGGTGGAGATCGAGGCGCGGTACGGGCGGCTCGATGTGCTGGTGAACAACGCCGGGATCACCGGGTCGGGTCAGGTTTCGCCTGCGGAGGCGTACGACCAGGTTCCCAGTTCGGTCGAGCTGGGGATGGTTCGGTCGGTGTTCGAGACGAACGTGTTCGGGGTGATCGCGGTGACACAGGCGATGTTGCCGTTGCTCCGGCGGTCGTCGGCACCGCGCATCGTCAACGTCAGCAGCCACGGTGCGTCGTTGGCGCTGACGAGTGATCCCGATGGACCGTTCGCGGGGCTGCTGCCGTCCGCGGCGTACTTCCCGTCGAAGACCGCGCTGCTCGCGCTGACCGTGCAGTACGCGAACGAGCTGCGGAAGGACGGCTTCCTCGTCAACGCCGCCGCGCCCGGGTATGTCGACACCGACAGCAACAACCACACCGGGTTCCTCACCGTCGCGCGGGGCGCCGCGGTCGTCGTCCGGCTGGCTACGCTCGGGGTGGACGGGCCGACCGGCGGCTTCTTCGGCGAGGAGGGTCCGGTGCCGTGGTGA
- a CDS encoding RNA polymerase sigma-70 factor → MVTRAEEFEELRPLLFSIAYRILGSVSEAEDAVQEAWLRYEGTPTEPRSAKAFLSATVSRIAIDVLRSARVRREEYVGPWFPEPLLADPYQDPQRSAELSDSLSMAALLLLERLTPLERAVFVLREVFAFTFPEVAAAVGRSEAACRQLAVRARRHMDAGRPRFEADRVERTELAGRFLDAFRDGDVDGLTALLAADVQLVGDGGGKAPQWADRFLGVDRVSWVLAELVSLFGGLGARVEPHEVNGQPGAIFRDRDGKVLSTWALDIVDGQVQTIRTVSNPDKLRHVGPVADPLAAFREAYELRRDAD, encoded by the coding sequence GTGGTGACTCGGGCCGAGGAGTTCGAGGAGTTGCGGCCGCTGTTGTTCTCGATCGCCTATCGGATCCTGGGGAGTGTCAGCGAGGCCGAGGACGCCGTCCAGGAGGCGTGGCTGCGATACGAGGGCACGCCGACGGAACCGAGGTCGGCCAAGGCGTTCCTGTCGGCCACGGTGAGCCGGATCGCGATCGACGTGCTGCGGTCCGCTCGGGTCCGGCGGGAGGAGTACGTGGGGCCGTGGTTCCCTGAGCCGCTGCTGGCCGATCCGTACCAGGATCCGCAGCGCTCGGCGGAGTTGTCCGATTCGCTGTCGATGGCGGCGCTGTTGCTGCTCGAACGCCTCACCCCGTTGGAACGCGCGGTCTTCGTACTGCGGGAGGTGTTCGCGTTCACCTTCCCGGAAGTGGCGGCCGCCGTGGGTCGGTCGGAGGCTGCGTGCCGTCAGTTGGCGGTCCGGGCGCGTCGGCACATGGACGCGGGGCGGCCGCGGTTCGAGGCCGACCGGGTGGAGCGTACGGAGCTGGCCGGGCGGTTCCTCGACGCGTTCCGGGACGGGGATGTCGACGGGCTGACCGCGTTGCTGGCTGCCGATGTGCAGCTGGTCGGCGATGGCGGCGGCAAGGCTCCGCAGTGGGCGGACCGCTTCCTCGGAGTCGACCGGGTGAGCTGGGTCCTCGCCGAGCTGGTGTCGCTGTTCGGCGGGCTCGGTGCGCGGGTCGAGCCGCACGAGGTGAACGGGCAACCGGGAGCGATCTTCCGGGATCGGGACGGCAAGGTGCTGAGTACGTGGGCCCTGGACATCGTCGACGGCCAGGTCCAGACGATCCGGACGGTCAGCAATCCCGACAAGCTCCGGCACGTCGGTCCGGTGGCGGATCCGCTGGCCGCTTTCCGGGAGGCGTACGAGCTGCGGCGGGACGCGGACTAG
- a CDS encoding DUF427 domain-containing protein: MMQGWMFDGLPLLRYEPTEMRIRVRAGGTEIADTTRAMLVWEPRRIVPSYAVPLADLRCEPAESTVEPVPARGRLLDPGIPFVAHTSPGTTVDVVAGDTRFAGAGFRLEDEALAEYVVLDFWAFDEWLGEDEVLVAHPRDPYHRVDVRQSSRTVRLEVDGVLLAESSRPVLVFETNLPMRYYLPRADVVAELVPSDRSSACAYKGHATYFSAAGYTDLAWSYAEPLDGATQLAGLIAFLDDKLTVSVDGRHREQRPSPGAVIFRDRLGLKQTQQQS, from the coding sequence ATGATGCAGGGCTGGATGTTCGACGGCCTGCCGCTGCTGCGGTACGAGCCGACCGAGATGCGCATCCGGGTCCGCGCGGGCGGGACCGAGATCGCGGACACCACCCGGGCGATGCTGGTCTGGGAACCACGCCGCATCGTGCCGTCGTACGCCGTCCCGCTGGCCGATCTGCGCTGCGAGCCGGCCGAGTCCACGGTCGAGCCGGTACCGGCGCGCGGCCGCCTGCTCGATCCGGGGATCCCGTTCGTCGCGCACACGAGCCCGGGGACGACCGTGGACGTGGTGGCCGGTGACACCCGGTTCGCCGGGGCCGGGTTCCGGCTGGAGGACGAGGCGCTGGCCGAGTACGTCGTGCTGGACTTCTGGGCGTTCGACGAGTGGCTGGGCGAGGACGAGGTGCTGGTGGCGCATCCGCGGGACCCGTACCACCGGGTCGACGTCCGGCAGAGTTCGCGGACGGTCCGGCTCGAGGTGGACGGCGTCCTGCTGGCCGAGAGCAGCCGCCCGGTCCTCGTGTTCGAGACGAACCTGCCGATGCGGTACTACCTGCCACGCGCGGACGTCGTCGCCGAGCTGGTCCCGTCCGACCGCAGCTCCGCCTGCGCCTACAAGGGCCACGCCACGTACTTCTCGGCCGCCGGCTACACCGACCTGGCCTGGAGCTACGCCGAACCGCTCGACGGGGCGACCCAGCTCGCCGGGTTGATCGCCTTCCTCGACGACAAGCTGACGGTGTCCGTCGACGGCCGCCACCGCGAGCAACGGCCCTCCCCCGGCGCCGTGATCTTCCGCGACCGCCTCGGCCTCAAGCAAACCCAGCAGCAGTCCTAG